The Epinephelus lanceolatus isolate andai-2023 chromosome 13, ASM4190304v1, whole genome shotgun sequence genomic interval AGTTTTGACCACGATTTTGACAGAATGGTTTAACCCCTTTCCGCTTCCGGTTTAGAGTTTTGAGAACTTGAGCTACAGGAAAAATGAACTAAACGATTGGGAAAGACTGTAAATTACCGGATAGACGATGCAGACTGTCGGGAGCAACGGAGAATATAATCCAACGAACCTTTTCTAGCTGCTGACGTCGATTGAGAAGTAAGCCTCTGATTGGAcgagctgacaggaagtggagtgACGAGGGCGGAAGTACACTAGTTATGTAAATGTGAATGAACTCACCACACAGCTTTTGATTGTTGCTAATTTTGCAACttgtttattatcattatttagtGTTTGAATGTTTGCGGAACATGGCGTGTTTCTTTAGAAGAAGAATAGCAGCAAAGGTACGGAAGCCGGAAGAGTTTAAAGATAACACtgtatgctaatgctaacttagCAGCATGCCTTGACCCTGGAGTAACAACAACAGGGAGGCAGGGCTGTCTGTTAATTCTGGTACATGACTGTTAGCTTGTGCTCTATAATATTGTCTCACGCTTCCTTTTATTGAATTCTTTCCCCTCTTTGTGTGTTTCAATGTGTAGCTGGGTCAGACGCTGCAGCAGTCTGAAGATGCCTTCATACCAGCTCTGTCAGCAATTCCAGTTTTTAAGAAACAGTTAAGTGTGTTTAACATTAACCCTGTTTGTTTGAGTCagatgctctgtgtgtgtcagcttgTTAAAGCTGTCTGAACTTGTGCTCCTCAGGCAGTCTGCTGACTTCAAACTGTCCATCGGCACATTACGGGTCAGTGGGATTTTACCATCCAGTGGTGACATTCAGCTGCAGACAGAAGACTTGGCCACTCGGGTGAGATTCATGTGTGAAGGCAACAGCAGATctaatatgttttgttttgccacCACATCTCACACATACAATGTATTAAAATGACCTACACCAGTGGATTGACTCCCAAGTAAAGACAAAATAAGCTGATGTTTTTTGATGCCAAGGCAAAGAAATGACAAATGAGGGCTCATCTatcatcacatttatttatcagaCAGCTTTTGTCTAAAGTGATTCACATTAGGCatgcatgataatatcagcatgtcatCAGTATCAGTTCATATCAACTTTAAAATGAGttatcagaatcggccaacatgctttttcttattttgcacaatgagcaaatataacatacactgaaaagtgttgtatttcatgtctccatctgctggtgggccattacaataagagtatgcatgcataatatgatgttaattccactacagaagagacttgatgaagtggatatatcgatatggGTATCGCTTAtcggccaaatgagttgttatatattgGCATCGAATAgtagcaaaaaatccaatattgtgcatccttgatttactttttttttttgcatgcataTTATACATTGGTAGCGCTTAACATCAGCTGCAGCTACTCTGGTGTCTTTATTCCTTGTCCCTTATATCTTAAGACATCAGAAATCGCTATATCCCTCTCAGTGCACATTCTCAGTTTCCACAAACATATAAACAGTGTTTCGAGGTCAGCTTATaacctttttaaaatacacttactGAAAACAGACATAGAGAGACTTGGACACAGATTCGTACCTTATAAAGTAGACTTTGATAATGATCTTTTTCTGGTATTTACATAGAAGATTATGGGGTAAATGCAGATCAGTCAGAGAGCTGCAGCCACACAGGAGCTATGAAAAGAGTGCATATCACTGTACATCTGTCCTCAAAtgactgcactggcttccttgTAAAGCGGCATTTTGTTTTATGCTCCTAGTTGCAGGAGTAGCCTTtctagaaatgttttttttttttatgtgtgccTTTTCTTGAACAGCTGCTATTGTTAcctatttctgttttttccttcttttttaattctattCAATGTAAAGTACACTTGAATATATAGTAGTAGTATATTTTAGTAGTATATTTTTAGATGCACTCTTCGCCTATTCTGTTTATTACTTTCCCGAGCTCAAAAAGACACAGGGCCTTGAATCTTCCTTGAAATCTGCTTTCTATCTTTCAGTTGAAGCAGGACAGTGTGGTGGAAGACATATCTGCTGGAAGTGGAATGATCAACTTCAAAGTGAATCGCAAACTCCTTGTCCAGGTTTGTCAGGTTCATTTTCCACTGTGATACAAACAACAGACTTGACTGCCTCTACTGTGATTATAATCTGATTTACTGCATCTGTTTTAGAAAATGTTGGAGCCATTTGGGAAGCAGGAGGATGAGAAATTTGGGTTGAATAGTGAACTTTTAAATACTCTCAAGAGAGGAACAACATTAGTTGAGTACAGGTGGGTTTGTCAAACATTTGTGTATCTCCTTTAACACCACATGCAGTGTCTTCCCCTTATAGACTGCCATCAGACACAATTAATCTGTTTTATGTTGCAGCTCTCCAAATATTGCCAAAAAATTTCACGCTGGACACTTAAGATCTACAATTATTGGTGAGTTAATTTATTTGGTttgcattgttgcctcacagcaagagggttctggtTTGAACTCCGGGatggggagcccttctgtgcggagtttgcatgttctccctgtgtcagcgtgggttttctctgggtactctggcttcctcccacagtccaaagacatgcaggttaattggtgactctaaattgtctgtaggtgtgaatggttgtctgtctctatgtgtcagccctgtgatagtctggcgacctgtacagggtgtaccctgcctctcgcccaatgtcagctgagataggctctagcccccccccgcgaccctcaagagaatAAGAgaggttatggaaaatgaatgaataatttattgtgTAACTGCCATTACATTATCTAATATTAACTCACTGCAgatatatctgtatctgtgtctatgTCCActgataaatgacaaaaaaattgaattacagaaatgacaaatgtatgttttgagATAGCGTCACTGTTCCGTAGTGTGTCCTCCAGAGAGTCgtgaagtttattttttaatcgtAAAATGTCCTGCCCAGCACATTGGTCATTGTTACAAAAGCAAATTTAGGGAATCTTAATaacaaatgtttatgaatgTGATTAATGTTGCCTGATATATTATTATCTGattgctttaaaggtccagtgtgtaggatttagtggcatctagcagtgagttTGCAGAACTTAAACCTCTCCTGTGCGGCAAACATGTAGGAGAACTCAGatggccaatgtgaaaatgctAATAGCCCTAtgtagagtcagtgtttggtttgtccgttctgggctactgtagaaacaatatggctgactctgtggaagaggacctgctccgtatgtagatataaacagtttattctaaagtaatgaaaacacaacagttcttattttcaggtgattacaaacAAGTGAAAACATAATTCTGAATATTATATAGCATTTTTgccaatattcattcatttattcattttctgtaaccgcttatcctgttagagctcgtggggggggggctggagcctatcccagctgacattgggtgagaggcagggtacaccctggacaggtcaccagactatcacagggctgacacatagagacagacaaccattcacactcacactcacacctacggacaatttagagtcaccaattaacctgcatgtctttggactgtgggaggaagctggagtacctggagaaaacccacgctgacatggggagaacatgcaaactctgcacagaagagctCCCCCACCcttgggttcaaaccaggaacccttgTGCTGTCACCCATTTTTGCcagtagatgcccctaaatcccacacactggacctttaaacccTCAGATATTAATATTGGTCTCAGCCTCTATGAACCTGTATCTGTCTTGCTACACTGTAAACGTACATTTTAAATTGATCGTACAGTCAGTGAGCTGTTCTAAAAAACACCATCTTCCTCTCCAGGTAACTTCATTGCTAACTTAAAGCAGTCTCTCGGAAACAAAGTCATTCGAATGAACTACCTGGGAGACTGGGGTATGCAGTTTGGTGAGTACATAATGTGCAAAATATTCACAGGTGCTTTAAGTCTCAGATGGTGCTCGTTGATGAAACCAGTTTTCTGTTTCAGGTTTACTGGGAGCTGGGTTCGGCCAGTTTGGATGTCAGGAGAAACTGAAACAGAATCCCTTACAACATTTGTTTGAGGTGAGTTTGCATGTTTGGATAAAGATGCACTGACTAGTTTTGCAAgttgaatgagtgtgtgtttcataATAAATGTTAGTCGTCTGTCATCCAAACTTCAACAGATTCATTGAGTTATATTTGTGTTACGTGGcctgaatgctttttaaagaaagaaaggcTTTTGTTCGACATGGTCATGCTGGTTTTTGgcactgtttgttgtttttgtcttgcaGGTTTATGTTCAAGTGAACAAGGAAGTAGAGCACAATGAGCATATGAAACAGGCTGCCAGAGACTTCTTTAGACAGCTGGAGCAGCATGAGAGCGAGGCCGTGTCGTTATGGCAACAGTTCAGAGAGATCACAGTGGACGAGTATCAGCACATTTACAAGGTACAGCCAGCTGAATAACACGCATGACCAGCTGACACCATTGTCAACACCTCAACTCTGAAATACAAATACCAGTAGATGAAATATTGTaaactgtttcattttaatcattttcagCGGTTGGGCATCCACTTTGATATTTACTCTGGGGAGTCTTTTCACCAAGATCAAGCCCAGGAGGtggtgcagcagctgcagagccAGGGCCTGTTGAAAACCTCTGAGTATGTGACAGTATGTGACAGCCTTTAATCAGTAACTGGCATGACGCTCTGAGTAAACGTGTGTGAGGACGGTCAGCTTCATGCTCCCAGTCGGTTTATATACTGGATAGCTTCTAAAATAACTGTTAAAATAACTGGACTATGAACTAGAGCTAATACATTTGTCAATTGACAGAAAGttaatcagcaactattttgtACATGGAATAtttatttaagtcatttttaaagcaaaaaagccaaatatttactggttttctgcttcttaaatgtgataATTTGTTACTTTTCTTTGTCAAACATGGCACTACACTAAATAGTTTGggatttttggactgttgctCAGATAAAATATACCATTTGATGTCATCACTTTAGGCTCTGGGGAGTTACACAGGGCATGTTTCACTATTTTCCAAgacacaaatttgatgacttaagACTCAGCTTGACAAATCAAAGAAGACTTGCAACTGGATTTGGACTCTAACACCAATGACTTCATTTGGACTTGAgacttttgacttgaaaatatttGAGAGCTTCCCCCAAACCCAAACATTGaaaaatatgttatttaaaaagtccaACACTGATCATTTCATTTACTGAATCAACTAATGCTAACACAGTTCAGTCCCAGCAAGTCCACTCTTAATTCCCCGAAAGATCCTCTATGGTCAAACCAACCCgacagcatccagtcaagttgctggagagaaccatgaagaactaacgTTACGTTATGTTATGTTTCTGTTACGTTTCTGTTACGTTTCTGAGCGCCAGTCAAAAAAATAATACCAAAGATAATTCAGTTTGCGCACAAAAACTACACATTGGtcaacaaaaaaattaataacaGTATGCAGAACATGTGGGTTGAAAATTACAGATGGACATGCATCAACTTTCAACAAACtagttttaacaaataaatacaaatttttaaaaagcaattatgatttttgtaaatttaatacatCTTAACTCTTTTGTTAAAATGGTTTTACATTTGGTGGAGagcgcattatgacttgtttaggacttgaaactcaaagtttaggacttaggacttgacttgggacttgtcaaTCCTGATTtaggacttgagtgcaaagacttgagacttacttgtgtcTTGCAAAACAATGTCTTGGTCCCACCTTGGCTATTTTCTTGACATATTATTGGCAAAACATTTAATTGAGGAAATAATGGGCAGATTAATCaatgatgaaaataactgttagtcACAGCTCTGACTATGTTAATGTTTAGTCTGTCATTAGTTCTGTATGTGTACAGTGTTGGAGTTATTGGCGCACCATCTATGTATTTATTATCTTTTATGAAAGTGGGGCAGGAAATATAAGATTTCTCTTGTCCCTGATCATTTTTGATTATGGAAGTTGTATAACTATCTTACACACCAGATCTTATATGTTGTGATGGAAGCTGATTTTAGCTGATCTCAGATAGATGTATCCTTTCCCCTGTATCCCATGTCATAAATGTTGCAGTACAGGAGCCCTGTTAGAGAAAACTATCATAACTTCTTGTCCTATCTTAACTTAAGTTTCAAAGATAGGACAACCCCCATCTTCCTATTACAGAAACAGTTCTTACACTCCTGGCTGTGTCCTGTCCTATCTCAGACCTCCCATCTTATCTACTTAACTCAACTCAAATTTGtttgtaaagcacatttaaaaacaactcatgttgaccaaagtgctgtacaaagggaataaattaccaaaaaaaaacatacataagaGGCGACATAACTGTCAGGTACACAGCTCTAACAtttagagacacaacacacacaagcaagcaTCAAGGAAAGCCACATCAGGGGGACTCACGC includes:
- the rars2 gene encoding putative arginine--tRNA ligase, mitochondrial, with the protein product MACFFRRRIAAKLGQTLQQSEDAFIPALSAIPVFKKQQSADFKLSIGTLRVSGILPSSGDIQLQTEDLATRLKQDSVVEDISAGSGMINFKVNRKLLVQKMLEPFGKQEDEKFGLNSELLNTLKRGTTLVEYSSPNIAKKFHAGHLRSTIIGNFIANLKQSLGNKVIRMNYLGDWGMQFGLLGAGFGQFGCQEKLKQNPLQHLFEVYVQVNKEVEHNEHMKQAARDFFRQLEQHESEAVSLWQQFREITVDEYQHIYKRLGIHFDIYSGESFHQDQAQEVVQQLQSQGLLKTSERGTGVVDLSPAGDMSSVCTVLRSDGTSLYITRDLAAAIDRKEKYSFDEMIYVTDKSQANHFQQLFHILLALGHSWADSCHHVPFGLVRGMKTRSGEVVFLEDVLDEARARMFHNMSQSKTTKEMDDPENTAEKVGISALIVQDFKGPLQSDYTFDWDRMLQAQGETGVFFQYTHARLCSLMRSNESIEASISDPSLLLEQTSINILQHLLRYDEVLYQSAQDLQPKHLVNFLLKLCHLVALAHRELPVKGSPRDVAQARLHLFSGACSVLANGMRILGITPVDKM